The following proteins are co-located in the Nitrospirota bacterium genome:
- the thiE gene encoding thiamine phosphate synthase encodes MKQVRSQKSEVRSKKTKHGLPALGFRLYLITDRKQFRETSHFSLPTSHLMTAIRQSLKGGVKAIQLREKDLETRELLKLAYRMRELTEKYNAKLFINDRSDIALAVGADGVHLTQNSIPADAVRKAVHSSLVTRHSSPFLIGVSTHSLKEAKEAEKAGADFITFGPIYKTPSKLKYGKPPGLDTLKKVSRKIKVPVFAIGGIKSHRVNEAKNAGAYGVAMISEILGADDIKGKTREMIGLLEDIN; translated from the coding sequence GTGAAGCAAGTCAGAAGTCAGAAGTCAGAAGTCAGAAGTAAAAAAACAAAACACGGACTCCCGGCTTTGGGCTTTAGACTTTATCTGATTACTGATAGAAAACAGTTCAGAGAAACTTCTCACTTCTCACTTCCCACTTCTCACTTAATGACCGCCATCAGGCAGTCATTAAAAGGCGGGGTGAAGGCGATTCAACTGAGAGAGAAAGATTTAGAGACTCGAGAATTATTAAAACTGGCATACAGGATGAGAGAGCTGACCGAAAAATATAATGCGAAGCTTTTCATTAACGACAGGTCCGATATTGCGCTTGCTGTTGGCGCAGACGGCGTTCACCTCACGCAAAACAGCATTCCCGCGGACGCGGTTAGAAAAGCCGTTCACTCGTCACTCGTCACTCGTCACTCGTCACCTTTTTTGATCGGCGTCTCAACACATTCCTTGAAAGAGGCAAAAGAGGCTGAGAAGGCCGGGGCTGACTTTATAACATTTGGACCTATTTATAAAACTCCGTCGAAATTAAAATACGGAAAACCTCCGGGGCTTGACACGTTGAAAAAAGTCAGCAGAAAAATCAAGGTCCCTGTTTTCGCAATCGGCGGGATAAAAAGCCACAGGGTGAATGAAGCTAAAAACGCAGGGGCTTACGGAGTCGCTATGATATCGGAGATTTTGGGGGCGGATGATATTAAGGGAAAGACGAGAGAGATGATTGGCTTGTTAGAAGATATAAATTAA
- a CDS encoding thiazole synthase has product MDDKLIIKGIEFKSRLWVGTGKYKDFEETRKAIEASGADVVTVAVRRVNIFDRKSENLFDYIDPKKYRILPNTAGCYTMEDALRYARLAREAGVSDLIKLEVIGDEKTLFPDNCATLKATEILAKEGFIVLPYINDDPVMALRLVDAGAAAVMPLAAPIGSGLGIRNPYNIKIILEQAKVPIIVDAGVGTASDVALAMELGCDAVLLNTAIAGAKDPISMAEAMKHGVIAGRLAYKAGRMPKKLYATASSPIEGML; this is encoded by the coding sequence ATGGACGATAAATTGATCATCAAAGGCATTGAATTCAAATCCCGTCTCTGGGTCGGGACAGGGAAGTATAAAGATTTTGAAGAGACGAGAAAGGCCATTGAGGCGTCAGGCGCGGACGTTGTTACGGTCGCAGTGAGGAGGGTGAATATCTTTGACAGGAAGTCGGAAAACCTTTTTGACTATATTGATCCGAAGAAATACAGGATCCTGCCGAACACCGCGGGGTGCTACACAATGGAAGACGCGTTGAGATACGCGCGGCTTGCGAGGGAGGCAGGCGTTTCAGACCTCATCAAGCTTGAGGTCATCGGCGATGAAAAAACCCTCTTCCCCGATAACTGCGCCACACTGAAAGCAACCGAGATTTTAGCTAAAGAGGGCTTTATTGTTCTGCCCTACATAAATGATGATCCTGTTATGGCGTTGAGACTTGTGGATGCGGGAGCTGCCGCTGTAATGCCGCTTGCCGCGCCGATCGGGTCGGGGCTTGGAATAAGAAATCCTTACAACATAAAAATAATACTTGAACAGGCAAAGGTGCCGATCATAGTTGACGCCGGAGTGGGAACTGCCTCGGATGTCGCGCTCGCAATGGAGCTCGGATGCGACGCAGTATTATTGAACACCGCGATAGCCGGGGCAAAAGACCCGATCTCGATGGCGGAGGCCATGAAGCATGGAGTAATCGCGGGACGCCTCGCATACAAAGCTGGAAGGATGCCGAAGAAACTCTACGCAACAGCAAGCAGCCCGATAGAGGGAATGCTGTGA
- the thiS gene encoding sulfur carrier protein ThiS has protein sequence MKIKLNGNETDLNDNLTVAGLLETLRIEPARVAVEVNLNIIKKCDFQNHVLKDGDAVEVVNFVGGG, from the coding sequence ATGAAAATAAAATTAAACGGAAACGAAACTGATCTAAATGACAACCTCACAGTCGCCGGACTTCTTGAGACATTGCGGATTGAACCTGCAAGGGTCGCTGTTGAGGTAAATCTGAATATTATTAAAAAATGCGATTTTCAGAATCATGTCCTTAAAGACGGCGATGCAGTAGAGGTTGTGAATTTTGTCGGAGGCGGATGA
- the hydG gene encoding [FeFe] hydrogenase H-cluster radical SAM maturase HydG, with product MKHINTDSSRIKEILAKSLEMQVLNLTEVSALLALEDKDLWLEALDTARRVKEKVYGKRIVLFAPLYLSNECTNDCLYCGFRTGNRDARRKTLSVDEAVQEAKLLSGRGYKRLLLVASEHTKLAGIDYIEKVVRAIYESTDIRILHANAAPMSVEDFKRLKSSGIGVYQCFQETYHIPTYRHMHPTGPKSDYAWRLNAMDRAIEAGFEDVGMGVLLGLYDWRWEVGALIAHSKRLISKYGFGPHTLSVPRLQPAQGSQITSRYRVSDDDFKKIVAIYRLALPYVGVVVSTREHAGLRDELLCIGASQISAGSKTSPSGYLHDGDTEQFEIGDTRGLEEIIGKIVSLGLMPSLCTACYREGRSGETFRHLAEGETIKNFCHENAVLSLKEYMEDCASDEVKEQLRKILDAELTKSANGLAEKFKLIEKGKRDIHI from the coding sequence ATGAAACACATAAACACAGATTCCTCCCGCATCAAAGAAATCCTCGCCAAATCACTTGAGATGCAGGTTTTAAATCTCACTGAAGTGTCTGCGCTTTTGGCGCTTGAGGACAAAGACCTCTGGCTGGAAGCGCTTGATACGGCGCGCAGGGTAAAGGAAAAAGTATACGGAAAAAGGATCGTCCTTTTTGCGCCTCTATATCTTTCCAATGAATGCACGAACGACTGCCTCTACTGCGGCTTCAGGACGGGCAACCGGGATGCGCGAAGAAAGACATTGAGTGTGGATGAAGCGGTGCAGGAAGCAAAACTTTTGTCCGGCAGGGGATATAAAAGATTACTTCTCGTGGCAAGCGAGCACACAAAACTTGCGGGCATTGATTACATTGAAAAGGTTGTCCGCGCGATCTATGAGAGCACGGACATCCGCATTTTACACGCAAACGCGGCGCCGATGAGCGTGGAGGATTTCAAGAGATTAAAGAGTTCCGGCATCGGCGTGTATCAGTGTTTTCAGGAGACCTATCACATCCCTACGTACAGGCATATGCATCCAACGGGACCGAAATCAGATTATGCCTGGAGGCTCAATGCAATGGACAGGGCTATTGAGGCCGGGTTTGAAGACGTCGGAATGGGCGTGCTGCTTGGCCTTTATGACTGGCGCTGGGAAGTCGGGGCCTTGATCGCGCACAGCAAAAGACTGATAAGCAAATACGGTTTCGGGCCTCATACCCTCTCGGTCCCACGGCTTCAGCCCGCGCAGGGTTCGCAGATAACTTCCCGTTACAGGGTTTCTGACGATGATTTCAAAAAAATAGTCGCCATTTACAGATTGGCGCTCCCGTATGTCGGAGTTGTTGTCTCCACACGAGAGCATGCCGGTTTGAGGGACGAATTGCTGTGCATCGGCGCATCGCAGATATCAGCGGGATCTAAGACCAGCCCTTCGGGATATCTGCATGACGGCGATACCGAGCAATTTGAGATAGGCGACACAAGAGGGCTTGAAGAAATTATCGGCAAGATCGTAAGTCTCGGTCTTATGCCGAGTCTCTGCACGGCCTGCTACAGAGAGGGAAGAAGCGGTGAGACTTTCAGGCATCTTGCAGAGGGGGAAACAATTAAAAACTTCTGTCACGAGAATGCAGTCCTCTCGCTCAAAGAATATATGGAAGACTGCGCTTCAGATGAAGTGAAGGAACAATTGCGAAAAATCCTGGACGCAGAGCTTACAAAGAGCGCAAACGGCCTCGCTGAGAAATTCAAATTAATAGAAAAAGGGAAGAGAGATATTCATATATGA
- a CDS encoding EamA family transporter, with protein sequence MWIIYALLTAILLATSDALTKRVLASRDEYFVAWARLLFSLPVFLACLLFIEIPPLNKNFWLATVIAMPFEIIAMILYTKALKVSPISLTAPFLSLTPLLLILMSYFILGEKVSLTGGIGVLFIASGSYTLHIHKVRHSLLEPVKAVFREKGSVLMIIVAFIFSITSSLGKMAITNSSPVFFGSFYFILLTILFTPIALSKSRDRIAITGKDILPLAAIGITYALMIVFHMTAMGLTKVAYMISVKRMSLLFSILYGHLLFKEEKIAERAIGGVMMFIGFLLIVLSR encoded by the coding sequence ATGTGGATCATCTACGCCCTCTTGACAGCAATCCTTCTCGCCACAAGCGATGCCCTGACAAAGCGCGTCCTTGCGTCGCGGGATGAATACTTTGTCGCGTGGGCAAGACTGCTGTTTTCCCTCCCGGTTTTTCTGGCCTGTTTGCTGTTTATCGAGATACCGCCCCTGAACAAAAATTTCTGGCTTGCAACTGTAATCGCCATGCCGTTTGAGATAATCGCCATGATCCTGTACACAAAGGCCTTGAAGGTCTCGCCCATCAGCCTTACTGCACCGTTTCTCTCGCTGACCCCGCTGTTGTTGATCCTCATGTCTTACTTCATTCTTGGTGAAAAGGTTTCTTTGACCGGCGGCATCGGGGTCCTCTTCATCGCGTCCGGCAGCTACACGCTTCATATCCATAAGGTGCGGCACTCTCTGCTGGAGCCTGTAAAGGCAGTCTTCAGGGAAAAAGGCTCTGTGCTGATGATAATTGTCGCCTTCATTTTCAGCATTACATCTTCTCTCGGCAAGATGGCGATCACGAATTCGTCCCCGGTCTTCTTCGGCAGTTTTTACTTTATACTCCTGACCATCCTGTTTACTCCGATAGCCTTGAGTAAAAGCAGGGACAGGATCGCCATAACAGGAAAGGACATTCTGCCTCTTGCGGCGATCGGCATTACTTATGCCCTGATGATAGTATTTCACATGACTGCAATGGGCCTTACAAAGGTCGCCTATATGATCTCGGTAAAACGCATGAGCCTGCTCTTCAGCATCCTTTACGGGCATCTTTTATTTAAAGAAGAAAAGATCGCTGAAAGGGCTATCGGCGGAGTAATGATGTTCATCGGTTTCCTGCTGATCGTATTGAGCAGATAA
- a CDS encoding sigma-54-dependent Fis family transcriptional regulator: MEKILVVEDKESMARMLRETLELFGFEVVTAKDGAEGIKIIRENKVDLVLTDLKLPRKDGIEVLKASKDENPLTPVIVMTAFGSVETAVNAMKLGAYDFITKPLDTDHLHLLIERSLKNRRLATENLLLKDALSQHIGMPDIIGKSPKMLAVAENIQKVSPTKSTVLLLGESGTGKELFARAIHELSPRKELPFVPINCAAIPRELLESELFGYEKGAFTGAGEKKLGKFELANKGTIFLDEIGEMDITLQTKVLRALQEGEIDRVGGTNSIKIDIRIIAASNKDLEAAVAGNLFRQDLYYRLSVFPITIPPLRERKEDIPALVEHFIAKLSAEMNIPHKNISREAMDVLKDYSWKGNVRELENVIERAMILCDGGTITQMELRLTPLDTPGGKLEDIAPDGTLDEVAKAALRIAESRRIRKALEDTHGNKTRAAEILKVSYKTLLTKIKDYNLEK; the protein is encoded by the coding sequence ATGGAAAAAATTCTCGTTGTAGAAGACAAGGAGTCCATGGCCCGGATGCTCAGGGAGACCCTTGAGCTTTTCGGGTTTGAGGTTGTCACTGCAAAAGACGGGGCCGAGGGGATAAAGATCATCAGGGAGAATAAGGTAGACCTTGTCCTTACCGATCTGAAGTTACCGAGGAAAGACGGCATCGAGGTCTTGAAGGCATCGAAAGATGAAAACCCTTTGACCCCCGTGATTGTCATGACCGCGTTCGGCTCTGTTGAGACCGCCGTCAATGCCATGAAGCTCGGCGCGTATGATTTCATCACAAAGCCCCTTGATACCGACCACCTGCATCTGCTCATAGAGCGGTCTCTTAAAAACAGGAGACTCGCAACTGAAAACCTGCTTTTGAAAGACGCCTTGTCACAGCACATCGGGATGCCGGACATCATTGGCAAAAGCCCGAAGATGCTCGCTGTGGCAGAGAACATCCAGAAGGTGTCCCCGACAAAGTCCACCGTCTTACTGCTTGGAGAATCAGGCACGGGGAAGGAGCTCTTCGCAAGAGCTATCCATGAATTGAGCCCGAGAAAAGAACTTCCTTTTGTGCCGATAAACTGCGCCGCTATTCCAAGGGAATTGCTTGAGTCCGAACTCTTTGGCTATGAAAAAGGCGCGTTCACAGGGGCCGGCGAGAAAAAGCTTGGCAAATTCGAGCTCGCAAACAAGGGCACTATATTTCTTGATGAGATCGGAGAGATGGATATCACTCTGCAAACAAAGGTGTTGCGGGCCCTGCAGGAAGGCGAGATCGACAGGGTCGGCGGCACAAATTCCATCAAAATAGATATCAGGATAATTGCCGCAAGCAATAAAGACCTTGAAGCTGCTGTGGCAGGAAATTTATTCCGGCAGGACCTTTACTACAGGCTGAGCGTCTTCCCGATCACCATTCCTCCCCTGAGAGAGAGAAAAGAAGACATCCCCGCGCTGGTCGAACACTTTATTGCAAAATTATCTGCCGAGATGAACATACCGCACAAAAATATAAGCCGGGAAGCAATGGATGTCCTGAAAGACTATTCGTGGAAAGGCAATGTGCGCGAACTTGAAAACGTCATCGAGAGGGCGATGATTCTCTGCGACGGCGGCACGATAACTCAAATGGAACTCCGGCTTACTCCGCTGGATACCCCCGGAGGGAAACTTGAAGATATCGCTCCCGACGGCACGCTTGATGAAGTCGCAAAGGCCGCCCTCAGGATCGCCGAATCACGAAGGATCAGGAAGGCCCTTGAAGACACGCACGGAAATAAAACCAGGGCAGCGGAGATTTTAAAAGTCAGCTACAAGACATTGTTGACCAAGATCAAGGACTACAATCTCGAAAAATAA
- the gatB gene encoding Asp-tRNA(Asn)/Glu-tRNA(Gln) amidotransferase subunit GatB — protein MRYETVIGLEIHAQLLTESKMFCGCSVKFGSEPNTQTCPVCIGMPGVLPVANRKAIEYVIKTGLAVDCKIAPYSRFARKNYFYPDLPKGYQISQYELPICEHGSVEITVNGGTRKIGLTRIHLEEDAGKNIHEGAGNYSYVDLNRAGTPLMEIVSEPDIRTPQEAAEFVKKLRAIVRYLGVCDGNMEQGSLRCDANVSVRPEGRNEFGTKTEIKNMNSFKYIEKALDYEIKRQIKVLNEGGRITQETRLWNTAKGITESMRSKEEAHDYRYFPDPDLVPVEVDDKWIEQIKSQLVELPDPRRQRFISQHGLPEQDAELLTSERSIAEWFEQAVTLGGEPKAVSNWMMGELMRLLNEEGKQIEESALKPGQLVGLLKLIDKNIISGKIAKTVFEEIYKTGKDAEVIVKEKGLVQVSDESEIEKVIDEVIANNPKEVERFKSGEEKLLGFFAGQIMKATKGKANPKIVNELLRKKL, from the coding sequence ATGCGATACGAAACGGTCATAGGGCTTGAGATACACGCGCAGTTGCTGACGGAATCGAAAATGTTCTGCGGGTGCTCCGTAAAATTCGGCTCGGAGCCGAACACGCAGACATGTCCGGTTTGCATCGGGATGCCGGGTGTCCTGCCTGTGGCAAACAGGAAGGCCATTGAGTATGTGATAAAGACCGGACTTGCCGTAGATTGCAAGATCGCGCCTTACAGCAGGTTTGCCAGAAAGAATTATTTTTATCCCGACCTTCCCAAAGGATACCAGATAAGCCAGTACGAACTCCCAATATGCGAGCACGGTTCCGTGGAGATCACTGTCAATGGCGGCACAAGAAAAATTGGCCTCACAAGGATACATCTTGAGGAAGATGCGGGGAAGAACATTCATGAAGGGGCCGGTAATTACAGTTATGTTGATTTAAACAGGGCGGGCACGCCGCTGATGGAGATCGTCTCGGAGCCTGACATCCGCACTCCGCAGGAAGCTGCTGAGTTCGTGAAAAAATTAAGGGCGATTGTCCGCTATCTTGGCGTGTGCGACGGGAATATGGAACAGGGTTCTTTAAGATGCGACGCGAATGTGTCAGTCAGGCCGGAGGGCCGGAATGAATTCGGGACAAAGACCGAGATCAAGAACATGAATTCCTTCAAGTACATTGAGAAGGCGCTTGATTATGAGATAAAGAGGCAGATAAAAGTCTTGAATGAAGGAGGCAGGATAACCCAGGAGACGCGCCTCTGGAACACAGCAAAGGGCATAACTGAATCCATGCGTTCAAAGGAAGAGGCGCATGACTACCGCTACTTCCCCGACCCTGATCTCGTGCCTGTTGAGGTTGACGACAAATGGATCGAACAGATAAAGTCGCAGCTTGTCGAACTGCCTGATCCAAGACGGCAGAGATTCATCAGTCAACATGGCCTCCCCGAACAAGACGCTGAACTGCTTACATCTGAAAGATCGATCGCGGAGTGGTTTGAGCAGGCTGTCACTTTAGGCGGCGAACCGAAAGCCGTAAGCAACTGGATGATGGGCGAGCTGATGAGGCTTCTCAATGAAGAAGGAAAACAGATCGAGGAATCCGCGCTGAAGCCCGGACAACTCGTCGGCTTGTTGAAGCTGATAGATAAAAATATAATTAGCGGCAAGATCGCGAAAACCGTTTTTGAGGAAATATATAAAACCGGCAAGGATGCGGAAGTTATAGTGAAGGAGAAGGGCCTTGTTCAGGTAAGCGACGAATCCGAGATTGAGAAAGTAATAGATGAGGTCATCGCAAACAATCCTAAAGAGGTGGAACGTTTCAAATCAGGCGAAGAAAAACTCCTCGGTTTCTTCGCGGGACAGATAATGAAGGCAACAAAGGGCAAGGCCAATCCAAAGATCGTGAATGAGCTGTTGAGAAAAAAACTGTAG
- a CDS encoding PIN domain-containing protein: MKKVFFDTWGWSAIANKNDDHHKPVLSFYKSFLLGKGLPVTTDYILAETINLLRARINPYSTADFIEAILIAARKGKIILEKIDEKRWAKAWELSKKYNDKPHISFFDFTSFVVLKEIGVSEVLTADKHFEDVGMGLKKLF; this comes from the coding sequence ATGAAAAAGGTCTTTTTTGACACATGGGGTTGGAGCGCAATAGCTAATAAAAATGACGACCATCATAAACCCGTGCTCTCTTTTTACAAATCCTTTCTTCTTGGCAAGGGACTTCCGGTTACTACAGATTATATTCTTGCTGAAACCATTAACCTTTTGAGGGCCAGAATAAATCCGTATAGCACTGCAGATTTCATTGAAGCAATTCTTATTGCGGCCAGGAAGGGCAAAATAATTCTGGAAAAGATAGATGAAAAGCGATGGGCAAAGGCATGGGAGTTAAGCAAAAAATATAATGATAAACCGCATATCTCCTTTTTCGATTTTACTTCCTTTGTAGTCCTGAAAGAGATAGGCGTCTCGGAGGTCCTGACTGCCGACAAACATTTTGAAGACGTGGGAATGGGACTTAAAAAGTTGTTTTGA
- a CDS encoding CopG family transcriptional regulator produces the protein MSKVRFQMFLEEDQKEVLERLQQDTGASVAEMVREAIDRFLKEKKKLRGKSFKDETIEKLLSVAGICKDGPPDLADNHDYYLYGLPKKRK, from the coding sequence ATGTCAAAAGTAAGATTTCAGATGTTTCTGGAAGAAGATCAAAAAGAAGTGCTTGAAAGACTGCAGCAAGATACTGGGGCTTCTGTCGCAGAGATGGTGCGGGAAGCTATTGACAGGTTTTTAAAAGAAAAGAAGAAACTTCGGGGAAAGTCTTTTAAGGATGAAACAATTGAAAAACTTCTGTCAGTAGCAGGTATTTGCAAAGACGGACCGCCCGACCTTGCAGACAACCACGACTACTATCTTTATGGTCTGCCTAAGAAAAGGAAATGA
- the gatA gene encoding Asp-tRNA(Asn)/Glu-tRNA(Gln) amidotransferase subunit GatA: MELYSLNIQEAKAAIDKGDITPEELTEAIFKRIETVEDKIHSFVTINKENALLQAKATGNNKRPLAGIPLAIKDNMCTKGVRTTCSSKILENFVPPYEGTATNKLKEQGYILIGKTNLDEFAMGSSTENSAFVTTRNPWDVTRVPGGSSGGSAAAVAADMCLAALGSDTGGSIRQPASFCGVVGLKPTYGRVSRYGLVAFASSLDQIGPITKTVKDSAILLNVISGHDACDSTSADLPVPDFTSVLGQDIKGMRLGVPKEYFIAGMDKEVEESVKQAIRKLESLGAIPVEISLPHTEYAVAAYYILATSEASSNLARYDGVKYGLRVEGKDLIDMYMNTREAGFGAEVKRRIILGTYALSSGYYDAYYKKAQQVRTLIMNDFGKAFEKVDAIVTPTAPNPAFKVGEKADDPLQMYLADIFTISVNLAGAPGISIPCGFTSQNLPVGLQIIGKHFDEETILKISYAYEQSTDWHKRKPNL; the protein is encoded by the coding sequence GTGGAACTTTACAGCCTGAATATTCAGGAGGCCAAAGCAGCTATCGACAAAGGCGATATCACTCCTGAGGAATTGACTGAGGCGATATTTAAAAGAATAGAGACTGTTGAAGATAAAATACACTCCTTCGTCACTATCAATAAAGAAAATGCGCTGCTTCAGGCAAAGGCGACTGGAAACAACAAGCGTCCGCTCGCTGGGATTCCTCTTGCGATAAAAGACAATATGTGCACAAAGGGCGTAAGGACCACCTGTTCATCAAAGATACTTGAGAACTTTGTCCCGCCTTATGAAGGCACAGCCACAAATAAGTTAAAAGAGCAGGGATATATATTGATCGGCAAGACAAATCTCGATGAATTCGCTATGGGTTCATCAACAGAGAATTCGGCATTCGTAACAACAAGAAATCCATGGGACGTTACACGCGTGCCCGGCGGCTCAAGCGGGGGCTCAGCCGCGGCGGTTGCCGCTGATATGTGTTTAGCGGCCCTCGGCTCTGATACCGGAGGCTCGATACGCCAGCCCGCCTCATTCTGCGGTGTGGTCGGATTAAAACCGACGTACGGACGTGTCTCGCGTTACGGGCTTGTCGCCTTTGCATCATCACTTGACCAGATAGGTCCTATCACAAAGACCGTGAAGGATTCCGCGATCCTTCTCAATGTCATCAGCGGACATGACGCCTGTGATTCAACATCAGCCGATCTGCCGGTGCCTGATTTTACATCCGTCCTCGGTCAGGACATAAAAGGGATGAGGCTTGGTGTTCCAAAAGAATATTTCATCGCGGGGATGGACAAGGAAGTTGAAGAATCAGTGAAACAGGCGATCAGGAAACTCGAATCCCTCGGCGCCATTCCTGTAGAAATTTCCCTCCCGCATACTGAATACGCGGTTGCGGCTTATTACATCCTCGCCACTTCCGAGGCCTCGTCAAACCTTGCGCGGTATGACGGAGTTAAGTACGGTCTGCGTGTCGAAGGGAAAGACCTTATCGACATGTACATGAATACAAGAGAAGCGGGATTCGGAGCTGAGGTGAAGAGGAGGATAATCCTTGGGACGTATGCCCTATCATCGGGATATTATGACGCTTACTACAAAAAGGCCCAGCAGGTCAGGACATTAATAATGAATGACTTCGGGAAGGCGTTTGAAAAAGTCGACGCGATAGTAACGCCGACAGCCCCAAACCCCGCATTTAAAGTTGGAGAGAAGGCAGACGACCCTCTCCAGATGTACCTTGCCGATATCTTCACCATCTCGGTAAACCTTGCGGGAGCCCCGGGTATTTCAATCCCCTGCGGTTTCACCTCCCAAAACCTGCCGGTGGGTTTGCAGATTATCGGGAAGCACTTCGACGAAGAAACGATATTGAAGATTTCATACGCCTATGAGCAGTCAACCGATTGGCATAAGAGGAAACCGAATTTATAG